A single Loxodonta africana isolate mLoxAfr1 chromosome 12, mLoxAfr1.hap2, whole genome shotgun sequence DNA region contains:
- the AP5Z1 gene encoding AP-5 complex subunit zeta-1 isoform X2 has translation MFTPAAESLLRQAREIQDEELSRFCSRVVKLLQKDPGAEAVDALRRLFLIVSATKYGRKLEKPCVDLLQATICSPACPEQLQLLCAAILREMAPSEGLNLSCDHIQKSRTLSLAASVLLAQGDRQDEVRSVGQRALHLLEARQTEGPGPRALLPVVSKVVSLAPGTLPEAQADMLHRRLVDWLRYASVQQGVAQPSRGFFSAPRTRQPGPVTEVDGAVATDFFTVLSTGQHFTEDQRLNVHAFSMLRTWLLFSGPASRDASDADDRSELEGSTLSVLSATSATASHLLPPQQQLRAGAFEYCQRLLEQSTRRALRKGDSDLQKACLVEAVLLLDVLCRQEPSFLYRALSCLKALLGRLCGDPAQARTLLPIARFLLSHGEAAAVDSEAVCQHLFTSVLADLFPNPMLAFEFAQFCRDSLHLFNPDQGTFKLSFPNLFKLLAWHSPALTSEFVVLLPALVDASTAVEMLHTLLDLPCLTAALGLQLRSSPTASERPLWDVSLRPTSCLEGFRDPEFQGLFQYLLRSKAGGATKRLAPLHHLLQPMASCARVVQCAQAVPTLLQVFFAAVTQALASSLSSREHLPQSWPPPALRIRRDSPQKGLQTPSPCQVASGDLSAQLALVLLERSNSLFQVPQYEAQVHRVMSSQLLALCRLRPALVVELARDLLEFVGTVSGIRSRESMFTAVVWAIGEYLAVSYDRRCTVEQVNRFFEALEALLFEVTQSRRSATLPPYPPQVVTVLMTTLTKLASRSQDLIPRVSLLLSKLRALPQGPAMGSVPRDEDTDAIRMRATELTNLLKMPSVAQFVFTPGMEASTPRFHRDANTALPLALHTVSRLVDREAGLLPA, from the exons ATGTTCACGCCCGCGGCGGAGAGTCTGCTCCGCCAGGCCAG GGAGATTCAGGACGAGGAGCTGAGCAGGTTCTGCTCCCGGGTGGTGAAGCTGCTGCAGAAGGATCCTGGGGCCGAGGCTGTCGATGCCCTCCGGAGGCTTTTTCTCATCGTCTCAGCCACAAAATATGGCAGGAA GCTAGAGAAGCCCTGCGTGGACCTGTTGCAGGCCACCATCTGCTCACCCGCGTGCCCTGAGCAGCTCCAGCTCCTCTGTGCCGCCATCTTGCGGGAGATGGCCCCATCCGAGGGCCTCAACCTGTCCTGTGACCACATTCAGAAGAGCCGCACACTGAGCCTGGCGGCCTCTGTGCTTCTGGCCCAG GGCGACAGGCAAGACGAGGTCCGCAGCGTGGGGCAGCGAGCCCTGCACCTCCTGGAGGCTCGGCAGACCGAGGGACCCGGTCCGCGGGCCCTCCTCCCCGTGGTGTCGAAAGTGGTCAGCCTTGCACCGGGCACCCTGCCCGAAG CCCAGGCCGACATGCTGCACAGGAGGCTGGTGGACTGGCTGCGCTACGCCAGCGTCCAGCAGGGGGTGGCACAGCCCTCCAGGGGCTTCTTCTCTGCTCCTCGAACAAGGCAG CCCGGGCCTGTCACCGAGGTAGACGGAGCGGTGGCCACCGACTTCTTCACAGTGCTCTCCACGGGCCAGCACTTCACAGAGGACCAGCGGCTGAACGTGCACGCCTTCTCCATGCTGCGCACCTGGCTGCTGTTCAGTGGCCCTGCCAGCAGAGATGCTAGCGATGCAG ATGACAGGTCAGAGCTGGAAGGCTCTACCCTGTCTGTGCTCTCGGCCACCAGCGCCACCGCCAGCCACCTGCTTCCCCCCCAGCAGCAGCTGCGGGCCGGGGCCTTCGAGTACTGCCAGCGCCTCCTGGAGCAGAGCACTCGGC GAGCCCTGCGGAAAGGGGACTCAGACCTGCAAAAGGCT TGCCTGGTGGAGGCCGTGCTGTTGCTGGACGTGTTGTGCAGGCAGGAGCCATCCTTCCTGTACCGTGCCCTGTCCTGCCTCAAGGCCCTGCTTGGGCGTCTGTGCGGGGACCCGGCCCAAGCCCGCACCTTGCTGCCCATAGCCCGCTTCCTGCTGAGCCACG GAGAGGCGGCCGCGGTGGACTCGGAGGCTGTCTGCCAGCACCTGTTCACCAGCGTCCTGGCTGATCTCTTCCCCAACCCCATGCTGGCCTTCGAGTTTGCCCAGTTCTGCAGGGACAGCCTTCACCTCTTCAACCCAGACCAGGGCACCTTCAAGCTCAGCTTCCCGAACCTCTTCAAG CTCCTGGCCTGGCACAGCCCGGCCCTCACCTCAGAGTTCGTGGTGTTGCTCCCGGCGCTGGTTGACGCCAGCACCGCCGTGGAGATGCTCCACACCCTGCTGGACCTACCATGTCTGACTGCCGCTCTGGGTCTGCAGCTCAG GTCATCGCCAACAGCATCAGAGCGACCGCTCTGGGATGTCTCCCTCCGGCCCACCAGCTGCCTGGAGGGCTTCCGGGACCCTGAGTTCCAGGGTCTCTTCCAGTACCTGCTGCGCAGCAAGGCGGGGGGCGCCACAAAGAG GCTGGCTCCACTTCACCACCTGCTGCAGCCCATGGCTAGCTGTGCCCGTGTGGTCCAGTGCGCTCAGGCCGTGCCTACCCTTCTTCAGGTGTTCTTTGCCGCAGTGACCCAG GCTCTAGCATCCTCCCTCTCGAGTAGGGAACACCTGCCACAATCCTGGCCCCCGCCTGCTCTGAGGATCAGACGAGATTCACCACAGAAGGGGCTACAGACCCCCAGCCCATGCCAG GTGGCCAGCGGGGACCTAAGCGCCCAGTTAGCACTGGTGCTTCTGGAGAGGAGCAACTCCCTGTTCCAGGTGCCGCAGTACGAGGCCCAGGTGCACAG GGTGATGAGCTCGCAGCTCCTGGCGCTGTGCAGGCTGCGcccagccctggtggtggagctgGCCAGAGACCTGCTGGAGTTCGTGGGGACTGTGAGTGGCATCCGCAGCCGGGAGAGCATGTTCACAGCCGTG GTGTGGGCAATCGGCGAGTACCTGGCAGTGTCATATGACAGGCGCTGCACCGTGGAGCAGGTCAACAGGTTCTTTGAGGCCCTGGAGGCTCTTCTCTTTGAGGTCACCCAGTCCCGCCGCTCTGCCACCCTTCCCCCATATCCACCGCAAGTCGTCACCGTCCTCATGACCACACTGACCAAACTGGCATCTCGTAGCCAAGACTTGATCCCCAG GGTCTCTCTGCTCCTGTCCAAGCTGAGGGCCCTGCCCCAGGGTCCGGCCATGGGCTCTGTGCCCCGGGACGAGGACACAGATGCCATCCGCATGAGGGCCACAGAGCTGACCAACCTGCTCAAGATGCCCAGCGTGGCCCAGTTCGTGTTCACACCAGGCATGGAGGCCTCTACCCCACGTTTTCACCGTGATGCCAACACTGCCCTGCCCCTCGCCCTGCACACAGTCAGCCGGCTGGTGGACAGGGAGGCCGGCCTCCTGCCGGCGTGA
- the AP5Z1 gene encoding AP-5 complex subunit zeta-1 isoform X7, producing the protein MFTPAAESLLRQAREIQDEELSRFCSRVVKLLQKDPGAEAVDALRRLFLIVSATKYGRKLEKPCVDLLQATICSPACPEQLQLLCAAILREMAPSEGLNLSCDHIQKSRTLSLAASVLLAQGDRQDEVRSVGQRALHLLEARQTEGPGPRALLPVVSKVVSLAPGTLPEAQADMLHRRLVDWLRYASVQQGVAQPSRGFFSAPRTRQPGPVTEVDGAVATDFFTVLSTGQHFTEDQRLNVHAFSMLRTWLLFSGPASRDASDADDRSELEGSTLSVLSATSATASHLLPPQQQLRAGAFEYCQRLLEQSTRRALRKGDSDLQKACLVEAVLLLDVLCRQEPSFLYRALSCLKALLGRLCGDPAQARTLLPIARFLLSHGEAAAVDSEAVCQHLFTSVLADLFPNPMLAFEFAQFCRDSLHLFNPDQGTFKLSFPNLFKLLAWHSPALTSEFVVLLPALVDASTAVEMLHTLLDLPCLTAALGLQLSRSSPTASERPLWDVSLRPTSCLEGFRDPEFQGLFQYLLRSKAGGATKRLAPLHHLLQPMASCARVVQCAQAVPTLLQVFFAAVTQGTPATILAPACSEDQTRFTTEGATDPQPMPGGQRGPKRPVSTGASGEEQLPVPGAAVRGPGAQGDELAAPGAVQAAPSPGGGAGQRPAGVRGDCEWHPQPGEHVHSRGVGNRRVPGSVI; encoded by the exons ATGTTCACGCCCGCGGCGGAGAGTCTGCTCCGCCAGGCCAG GGAGATTCAGGACGAGGAGCTGAGCAGGTTCTGCTCCCGGGTGGTGAAGCTGCTGCAGAAGGATCCTGGGGCCGAGGCTGTCGATGCCCTCCGGAGGCTTTTTCTCATCGTCTCAGCCACAAAATATGGCAGGAA GCTAGAGAAGCCCTGCGTGGACCTGTTGCAGGCCACCATCTGCTCACCCGCGTGCCCTGAGCAGCTCCAGCTCCTCTGTGCCGCCATCTTGCGGGAGATGGCCCCATCCGAGGGCCTCAACCTGTCCTGTGACCACATTCAGAAGAGCCGCACACTGAGCCTGGCGGCCTCTGTGCTTCTGGCCCAG GGCGACAGGCAAGACGAGGTCCGCAGCGTGGGGCAGCGAGCCCTGCACCTCCTGGAGGCTCGGCAGACCGAGGGACCCGGTCCGCGGGCCCTCCTCCCCGTGGTGTCGAAAGTGGTCAGCCTTGCACCGGGCACCCTGCCCGAAG CCCAGGCCGACATGCTGCACAGGAGGCTGGTGGACTGGCTGCGCTACGCCAGCGTCCAGCAGGGGGTGGCACAGCCCTCCAGGGGCTTCTTCTCTGCTCCTCGAACAAGGCAG CCCGGGCCTGTCACCGAGGTAGACGGAGCGGTGGCCACCGACTTCTTCACAGTGCTCTCCACGGGCCAGCACTTCACAGAGGACCAGCGGCTGAACGTGCACGCCTTCTCCATGCTGCGCACCTGGCTGCTGTTCAGTGGCCCTGCCAGCAGAGATGCTAGCGATGCAG ATGACAGGTCAGAGCTGGAAGGCTCTACCCTGTCTGTGCTCTCGGCCACCAGCGCCACCGCCAGCCACCTGCTTCCCCCCCAGCAGCAGCTGCGGGCCGGGGCCTTCGAGTACTGCCAGCGCCTCCTGGAGCAGAGCACTCGGC GAGCCCTGCGGAAAGGGGACTCAGACCTGCAAAAGGCT TGCCTGGTGGAGGCCGTGCTGTTGCTGGACGTGTTGTGCAGGCAGGAGCCATCCTTCCTGTACCGTGCCCTGTCCTGCCTCAAGGCCCTGCTTGGGCGTCTGTGCGGGGACCCGGCCCAAGCCCGCACCTTGCTGCCCATAGCCCGCTTCCTGCTGAGCCACG GAGAGGCGGCCGCGGTGGACTCGGAGGCTGTCTGCCAGCACCTGTTCACCAGCGTCCTGGCTGATCTCTTCCCCAACCCCATGCTGGCCTTCGAGTTTGCCCAGTTCTGCAGGGACAGCCTTCACCTCTTCAACCCAGACCAGGGCACCTTCAAGCTCAGCTTCCCGAACCTCTTCAAG CTCCTGGCCTGGCACAGCCCGGCCCTCACCTCAGAGTTCGTGGTGTTGCTCCCGGCGCTGGTTGACGCCAGCACCGCCGTGGAGATGCTCCACACCCTGCTGGACCTACCATGTCTGACTGCCGCTCTGGGTCTGCAGCTCAG CAGGTCATCGCCAACAGCATCAGAGCGACCGCTCTGGGATGTCTCCCTCCGGCCCACCAGCTGCCTGGAGGGCTTCCGGGACCCTGAGTTCCAGGGTCTCTTCCAGTACCTGCTGCGCAGCAAGGCGGGGGGCGCCACAAAGAG GCTGGCTCCACTTCACCACCTGCTGCAGCCCATGGCTAGCTGTGCCCGTGTGGTCCAGTGCGCTCAGGCCGTGCCTACCCTTCTTCAGGTGTTCTTTGCCGCAGTGACCCAG GGAACACCTGCCACAATCCTGGCCCCCGCCTGCTCTGAGGATCAGACGAGATTCACCACAGAAGGGGCTACAGACCCCCAGCCCATGCCAG GTGGCCAGCGGGGACCTAAGCGCCCAGTTAGCACTGGTGCTTCTGGAGAGGAGCAACTCCCTGTTCCAGGTGCCGCAGTACGAGGCCCAGGTGCACAG GGTGATGAGCTCGCAGCTCCTGGCGCTGTGCAGGCTGCGcccagccctggtggtggagctgGCCAGAGACCTGCTGGAGTTCGTGGGGACTGTGAGTGGCATCCGCAGCCGGGAGAGCATGTTCACAGCCGTG GTGTGGGCAATCGGCGAGTACCTGGCAGTGTCATATGA
- the AP5Z1 gene encoding AP-5 complex subunit zeta-1 isoform X4 — protein sequence MFTPAAESLLRQAREIQDEELSRFCSRVVKLLQKDPGAEAVDALRRLFLIVSATKYGRKLEKPCVDLLQATICSPACPEQLQLLCAAILREMAPSEGLNLSCDHIQKSRTLSLAASVLLAQGDRQDEVRSVGQRALHLLEARQTEGPGPRALLPVVSKVVSLAPGTLPEAQADMLHRRLVDWLRYASVQQGVAQPSRGFFSAPRTRQPGPVTEVDGAVATDFFTVLSTGQHFTEDQRLNVHAFSMLRTWLLFSGPASRDASDADDRSELEGSTLSVLSATSATASHLLPPQQQLRAGAFEYCQRLLEQSTRRALRKGDSDLQKACLVEAVLLLDVLCRQEPSFLYRALSCLKALLGRLCGDPAQARTLLPIARFLLSHGEAAAVDSEAVCQHLFTSVLADLFPNPMLAFEFAQFCRDSLHLFNPDQGTFKLSFPNLFKLLAWHSPALTSEFVVLLPALVDASTAVEMLHTLLDLPCLTAALGLQLRSSPTASERPLWDVSLRPTSCLEGFRDPEFQGLFQYLLRSKAGGATKRLAPLHHLLQPMASCARVVQCAQAVPTLLQVFFAAVTQVASGDLSAQLALVLLERSNSLFQVPQYEAQVHRVMSSQLLALCRLRPALVVELARDLLEFVGTVSGIRSRESMFTAVVWAIGEYLAVSYDRRCTVEQVNRFFEALEALLFEVTQSRRSATLPPYPPQVVTVLMTTLTKLASRSQDLIPRVSLLLSKLRALPQGPAMGSVPRDEDTDAIRMRATELTNLLKMPSVAQFVFTPGMEASTPRFHRDANTALPLALHTVSRLVDREAGLLPA from the exons ATGTTCACGCCCGCGGCGGAGAGTCTGCTCCGCCAGGCCAG GGAGATTCAGGACGAGGAGCTGAGCAGGTTCTGCTCCCGGGTGGTGAAGCTGCTGCAGAAGGATCCTGGGGCCGAGGCTGTCGATGCCCTCCGGAGGCTTTTTCTCATCGTCTCAGCCACAAAATATGGCAGGAA GCTAGAGAAGCCCTGCGTGGACCTGTTGCAGGCCACCATCTGCTCACCCGCGTGCCCTGAGCAGCTCCAGCTCCTCTGTGCCGCCATCTTGCGGGAGATGGCCCCATCCGAGGGCCTCAACCTGTCCTGTGACCACATTCAGAAGAGCCGCACACTGAGCCTGGCGGCCTCTGTGCTTCTGGCCCAG GGCGACAGGCAAGACGAGGTCCGCAGCGTGGGGCAGCGAGCCCTGCACCTCCTGGAGGCTCGGCAGACCGAGGGACCCGGTCCGCGGGCCCTCCTCCCCGTGGTGTCGAAAGTGGTCAGCCTTGCACCGGGCACCCTGCCCGAAG CCCAGGCCGACATGCTGCACAGGAGGCTGGTGGACTGGCTGCGCTACGCCAGCGTCCAGCAGGGGGTGGCACAGCCCTCCAGGGGCTTCTTCTCTGCTCCTCGAACAAGGCAG CCCGGGCCTGTCACCGAGGTAGACGGAGCGGTGGCCACCGACTTCTTCACAGTGCTCTCCACGGGCCAGCACTTCACAGAGGACCAGCGGCTGAACGTGCACGCCTTCTCCATGCTGCGCACCTGGCTGCTGTTCAGTGGCCCTGCCAGCAGAGATGCTAGCGATGCAG ATGACAGGTCAGAGCTGGAAGGCTCTACCCTGTCTGTGCTCTCGGCCACCAGCGCCACCGCCAGCCACCTGCTTCCCCCCCAGCAGCAGCTGCGGGCCGGGGCCTTCGAGTACTGCCAGCGCCTCCTGGAGCAGAGCACTCGGC GAGCCCTGCGGAAAGGGGACTCAGACCTGCAAAAGGCT TGCCTGGTGGAGGCCGTGCTGTTGCTGGACGTGTTGTGCAGGCAGGAGCCATCCTTCCTGTACCGTGCCCTGTCCTGCCTCAAGGCCCTGCTTGGGCGTCTGTGCGGGGACCCGGCCCAAGCCCGCACCTTGCTGCCCATAGCCCGCTTCCTGCTGAGCCACG GAGAGGCGGCCGCGGTGGACTCGGAGGCTGTCTGCCAGCACCTGTTCACCAGCGTCCTGGCTGATCTCTTCCCCAACCCCATGCTGGCCTTCGAGTTTGCCCAGTTCTGCAGGGACAGCCTTCACCTCTTCAACCCAGACCAGGGCACCTTCAAGCTCAGCTTCCCGAACCTCTTCAAG CTCCTGGCCTGGCACAGCCCGGCCCTCACCTCAGAGTTCGTGGTGTTGCTCCCGGCGCTGGTTGACGCCAGCACCGCCGTGGAGATGCTCCACACCCTGCTGGACCTACCATGTCTGACTGCCGCTCTGGGTCTGCAGCTCAG GTCATCGCCAACAGCATCAGAGCGACCGCTCTGGGATGTCTCCCTCCGGCCCACCAGCTGCCTGGAGGGCTTCCGGGACCCTGAGTTCCAGGGTCTCTTCCAGTACCTGCTGCGCAGCAAGGCGGGGGGCGCCACAAAGAG GCTGGCTCCACTTCACCACCTGCTGCAGCCCATGGCTAGCTGTGCCCGTGTGGTCCAGTGCGCTCAGGCCGTGCCTACCCTTCTTCAGGTGTTCTTTGCCGCAGTGACCCAG GTGGCCAGCGGGGACCTAAGCGCCCAGTTAGCACTGGTGCTTCTGGAGAGGAGCAACTCCCTGTTCCAGGTGCCGCAGTACGAGGCCCAGGTGCACAG GGTGATGAGCTCGCAGCTCCTGGCGCTGTGCAGGCTGCGcccagccctggtggtggagctgGCCAGAGACCTGCTGGAGTTCGTGGGGACTGTGAGTGGCATCCGCAGCCGGGAGAGCATGTTCACAGCCGTG GTGTGGGCAATCGGCGAGTACCTGGCAGTGTCATATGACAGGCGCTGCACCGTGGAGCAGGTCAACAGGTTCTTTGAGGCCCTGGAGGCTCTTCTCTTTGAGGTCACCCAGTCCCGCCGCTCTGCCACCCTTCCCCCATATCCACCGCAAGTCGTCACCGTCCTCATGACCACACTGACCAAACTGGCATCTCGTAGCCAAGACTTGATCCCCAG GGTCTCTCTGCTCCTGTCCAAGCTGAGGGCCCTGCCCCAGGGTCCGGCCATGGGCTCTGTGCCCCGGGACGAGGACACAGATGCCATCCGCATGAGGGCCACAGAGCTGACCAACCTGCTCAAGATGCCCAGCGTGGCCCAGTTCGTGTTCACACCAGGCATGGAGGCCTCTACCCCACGTTTTCACCGTGATGCCAACACTGCCCTGCCCCTCGCCCTGCACACAGTCAGCCGGCTGGTGGACAGGGAGGCCGGCCTCCTGCCGGCGTGA
- the AP5Z1 gene encoding AP-5 complex subunit zeta-1 isoform X1, with protein MFTPAAESLLRQAREIQDEELSRFCSRVVKLLQKDPGAEAVDALRRLFLIVSATKYGRKLEKPCVDLLQATICSPACPEQLQLLCAAILREMAPSEGLNLSCDHIQKSRTLSLAASVLLAQGDRQDEVRSVGQRALHLLEARQTEGPGPRALLPVVSKVVSLAPGTLPEAQADMLHRRLVDWLRYASVQQGVAQPSRGFFSAPRTRQPGPVTEVDGAVATDFFTVLSTGQHFTEDQRLNVHAFSMLRTWLLFSGPASRDASDADDRSELEGSTLSVLSATSATASHLLPPQQQLRAGAFEYCQRLLEQSTRRALRKGDSDLQKACLVEAVLLLDVLCRQEPSFLYRALSCLKALLGRLCGDPAQARTLLPIARFLLSHGEAAAVDSEAVCQHLFTSVLADLFPNPMLAFEFAQFCRDSLHLFNPDQGTFKLSFPNLFKLLAWHSPALTSEFVVLLPALVDASTAVEMLHTLLDLPCLTAALGLQLSRSSPTASERPLWDVSLRPTSCLEGFRDPEFQGLFQYLLRSKAGGATKRLAPLHHLLQPMASCARVVQCAQAVPTLLQVFFAAVTQALASSLSSREHLPQSWPPPALRIRRDSPQKGLQTPSPCQVASGDLSAQLALVLLERSNSLFQVPQYEAQVHRVMSSQLLALCRLRPALVVELARDLLEFVGTVSGIRSRESMFTAVVWAIGEYLAVSYDRRCTVEQVNRFFEALEALLFEVTQSRRSATLPPYPPQVVTVLMTTLTKLASRSQDLIPRVSLLLSKLRALPQGPAMGSVPRDEDTDAIRMRATELTNLLKMPSVAQFVFTPGMEASTPRFHRDANTALPLALHTVSRLVDREAGLLPA; from the exons ATGTTCACGCCCGCGGCGGAGAGTCTGCTCCGCCAGGCCAG GGAGATTCAGGACGAGGAGCTGAGCAGGTTCTGCTCCCGGGTGGTGAAGCTGCTGCAGAAGGATCCTGGGGCCGAGGCTGTCGATGCCCTCCGGAGGCTTTTTCTCATCGTCTCAGCCACAAAATATGGCAGGAA GCTAGAGAAGCCCTGCGTGGACCTGTTGCAGGCCACCATCTGCTCACCCGCGTGCCCTGAGCAGCTCCAGCTCCTCTGTGCCGCCATCTTGCGGGAGATGGCCCCATCCGAGGGCCTCAACCTGTCCTGTGACCACATTCAGAAGAGCCGCACACTGAGCCTGGCGGCCTCTGTGCTTCTGGCCCAG GGCGACAGGCAAGACGAGGTCCGCAGCGTGGGGCAGCGAGCCCTGCACCTCCTGGAGGCTCGGCAGACCGAGGGACCCGGTCCGCGGGCCCTCCTCCCCGTGGTGTCGAAAGTGGTCAGCCTTGCACCGGGCACCCTGCCCGAAG CCCAGGCCGACATGCTGCACAGGAGGCTGGTGGACTGGCTGCGCTACGCCAGCGTCCAGCAGGGGGTGGCACAGCCCTCCAGGGGCTTCTTCTCTGCTCCTCGAACAAGGCAG CCCGGGCCTGTCACCGAGGTAGACGGAGCGGTGGCCACCGACTTCTTCACAGTGCTCTCCACGGGCCAGCACTTCACAGAGGACCAGCGGCTGAACGTGCACGCCTTCTCCATGCTGCGCACCTGGCTGCTGTTCAGTGGCCCTGCCAGCAGAGATGCTAGCGATGCAG ATGACAGGTCAGAGCTGGAAGGCTCTACCCTGTCTGTGCTCTCGGCCACCAGCGCCACCGCCAGCCACCTGCTTCCCCCCCAGCAGCAGCTGCGGGCCGGGGCCTTCGAGTACTGCCAGCGCCTCCTGGAGCAGAGCACTCGGC GAGCCCTGCGGAAAGGGGACTCAGACCTGCAAAAGGCT TGCCTGGTGGAGGCCGTGCTGTTGCTGGACGTGTTGTGCAGGCAGGAGCCATCCTTCCTGTACCGTGCCCTGTCCTGCCTCAAGGCCCTGCTTGGGCGTCTGTGCGGGGACCCGGCCCAAGCCCGCACCTTGCTGCCCATAGCCCGCTTCCTGCTGAGCCACG GAGAGGCGGCCGCGGTGGACTCGGAGGCTGTCTGCCAGCACCTGTTCACCAGCGTCCTGGCTGATCTCTTCCCCAACCCCATGCTGGCCTTCGAGTTTGCCCAGTTCTGCAGGGACAGCCTTCACCTCTTCAACCCAGACCAGGGCACCTTCAAGCTCAGCTTCCCGAACCTCTTCAAG CTCCTGGCCTGGCACAGCCCGGCCCTCACCTCAGAGTTCGTGGTGTTGCTCCCGGCGCTGGTTGACGCCAGCACCGCCGTGGAGATGCTCCACACCCTGCTGGACCTACCATGTCTGACTGCCGCTCTGGGTCTGCAGCTCAG CAGGTCATCGCCAACAGCATCAGAGCGACCGCTCTGGGATGTCTCCCTCCGGCCCACCAGCTGCCTGGAGGGCTTCCGGGACCCTGAGTTCCAGGGTCTCTTCCAGTACCTGCTGCGCAGCAAGGCGGGGGGCGCCACAAAGAG GCTGGCTCCACTTCACCACCTGCTGCAGCCCATGGCTAGCTGTGCCCGTGTGGTCCAGTGCGCTCAGGCCGTGCCTACCCTTCTTCAGGTGTTCTTTGCCGCAGTGACCCAG GCTCTAGCATCCTCCCTCTCGAGTAGGGAACACCTGCCACAATCCTGGCCCCCGCCTGCTCTGAGGATCAGACGAGATTCACCACAGAAGGGGCTACAGACCCCCAGCCCATGCCAG GTGGCCAGCGGGGACCTAAGCGCCCAGTTAGCACTGGTGCTTCTGGAGAGGAGCAACTCCCTGTTCCAGGTGCCGCAGTACGAGGCCCAGGTGCACAG GGTGATGAGCTCGCAGCTCCTGGCGCTGTGCAGGCTGCGcccagccctggtggtggagctgGCCAGAGACCTGCTGGAGTTCGTGGGGACTGTGAGTGGCATCCGCAGCCGGGAGAGCATGTTCACAGCCGTG GTGTGGGCAATCGGCGAGTACCTGGCAGTGTCATATGACAGGCGCTGCACCGTGGAGCAGGTCAACAGGTTCTTTGAGGCCCTGGAGGCTCTTCTCTTTGAGGTCACCCAGTCCCGCCGCTCTGCCACCCTTCCCCCATATCCACCGCAAGTCGTCACCGTCCTCATGACCACACTGACCAAACTGGCATCTCGTAGCCAAGACTTGATCCCCAG GGTCTCTCTGCTCCTGTCCAAGCTGAGGGCCCTGCCCCAGGGTCCGGCCATGGGCTCTGTGCCCCGGGACGAGGACACAGATGCCATCCGCATGAGGGCCACAGAGCTGACCAACCTGCTCAAGATGCCCAGCGTGGCCCAGTTCGTGTTCACACCAGGCATGGAGGCCTCTACCCCACGTTTTCACCGTGATGCCAACACTGCCCTGCCCCTCGCCCTGCACACAGTCAGCCGGCTGGTGGACAGGGAGGCCGGCCTCCTGCCGGCGTGA